In Paraburkholderia sprentiae WSM5005, a genomic segment contains:
- a CDS encoding AGE family epimerase/isomerase — protein sequence MPSTTPASPSTTTAATALREHFARVVLPMWHGPGFNEALQLPYEALDATGDQPLRAQRYRAMACARQLFTYAQAGDMEHASVLFDSLTRTFRDADHGGWFYSVDALGAPLDTTKDLYTHAFVVFACAEYARRSDNPDALKLVHGTTALIQSNFAADGDLFNAALNVDFSKVTGTPLQNPLMHLTEAWLAACEATRDNVFAAALRRLAGAVARHFVHAPSGCIAELPIGASGNRLEPGHQFEWYWLVRQAGTLFDGTGLTEALARAFAFARQHGVDPDNGGVCAALDEAGNVSDPTQRIWAQTEYLRALASHDDPAVRAALPQQIARFQQCFLHERGWFECKTSAGGIARADMPSTTPYHLATAYAALPLAAESSAGD from the coding sequence ATGCCAAGCACGACCCCTGCCTCCCCTTCGACGACCACCGCCGCGACCGCGCTGCGCGAGCACTTCGCGAGGGTGGTGCTGCCGATGTGGCACGGGCCCGGCTTCAACGAGGCGCTGCAGCTGCCCTACGAAGCGCTAGACGCCACCGGAGATCAGCCGCTGCGCGCGCAGCGCTATCGGGCGATGGCGTGCGCGCGACAGTTGTTCACGTATGCGCAAGCCGGCGACATGGAACACGCGAGCGTGCTGTTCGATTCGCTGACGCGCACCTTTCGCGACGCCGACCACGGCGGATGGTTCTACAGCGTCGACGCGCTCGGCGCTCCGCTTGACACGACCAAGGACCTCTATACGCATGCGTTCGTGGTGTTCGCGTGCGCGGAATACGCGCGGCGCTCGGACAACCCCGACGCGTTGAAGCTCGTGCACGGCACGACCGCGCTGATCCAGTCCAACTTCGCGGCCGACGGTGATCTGTTCAACGCGGCGCTCAACGTCGATTTTTCAAAAGTCACCGGTACGCCGCTGCAGAATCCGCTCATGCATCTGACCGAAGCGTGGCTCGCCGCCTGTGAAGCGACGCGCGACAACGTGTTCGCCGCCGCGTTGCGGCGGCTCGCGGGCGCGGTCGCGCGACACTTCGTGCATGCGCCGAGCGGCTGCATCGCCGAGTTGCCGATCGGCGCGAGCGGCAACCGTCTGGAGCCGGGACATCAGTTCGAGTGGTATTGGCTGGTCAGGCAGGCGGGCACGCTGTTCGACGGCACCGGCCTCACCGAAGCGCTGGCGCGTGCGTTCGCTTTCGCGCGACAGCATGGTGTGGACCCGGACAACGGCGGCGTCTGCGCAGCGCTCGACGAGGCCGGCAATGTCAGCGACCCGACCCAGCGGATCTGGGCCCAGACCGAATATCTGCGCGCGCTGGCCAGTCACGACGATCCCGCCGTGCGCGCGGCGCTGCCGCAACAGATCGCGCGTTTTCAGCAATGCTTTTTGCATGAACGCGGCTGGTTCGAGTGCAAGACGTCGGCCGGCGGCATCGCGCGCGCCGATATGCCGTCAACCACGCCTTACCACTTGGCGACCGCATATGCGGCGCTGCCGCTCGCCGCCGAGTCGAGCGCAGGCGATTAG